A stretch of DNA from Pseudodesulfovibrio sp. JC047:
TCCACGTCCATGATGGTTCCGGCAGCCGGACGGGAGCCGGTGCCATCGGTTTTGGCCAAGGTTTCATCGTCCACCACATAAGCGGTGGCGTTAATGTCCGCGCGCGTGATCTCATCACCGCCGGAACTGTTGGCGTAGCAAAAGCAGCCGCGACGGGTTTCGCAATCCAAGTCACCGGCTACGCCGTTACGGTTGTCGACGGCTTCTTCGGCGCGGCCCACGATCTCGAGCGCGGCCGTGGCCGTGGCCGGAACAAGATTGCCGTCGGCGTTCAGGGCAACCATGGAACCAGCAAAAATGATCACGGCGGCAGCGACCGGGAACTTGAAAAGTTCACCGTCACGCATGTTGGTATTACGGTCTGCGGTCAGGGACATTTACTTGTCCTCCTTGAGGGACTTGACGAAATCCTCTTCGGAAATGCCAAGGTTGCGGCACATGGCTTTCTGGTCATCGGACAGAGAACCGTTACCGGATTCAGGTTCATTGGGCAGCTTGGGGTCTTCGATGACCTGGGGCGCGGAATCGGCAAACTTCCGGAATTCATCCAGGCCCCCTTCCTTGCGGCACATGGCCACATAGAAGTCCTTGCTGGCCGGAGCGATTTTTCCGTTCTTGATGGCCGAATTGACGGCGGTCTCGATCTTTCCTTCGAGGTCGGCCTCGCGTTGTTCCTTGACCTCGGACTCGGCCGTTTCAGCGCGGTTGATAGCCAGATCGTAATCCGATCGGAGCACGTACTTGGTCAGATCGAGGGAAGCACCGATGCCCTGGGCTGTGTTCAAGGCCTTGTCATCACCGGCCATGATTTTGACCTGGTCAACCACCTTGTTCGTTTCGGCGTCCTTTTCCAGGCCGAGAATGGAAAGCAATTCTTCGGGCATGGCCCGGTTGGTTGCCGTATCCAAATCTCCCTTGAGTTTGGAAACAGCGTTTTGAATCTCCTGATCGGATGCCGTTTCCGGCAATCCGAGCAGACGGCATAATGCCTTTTTCATGGTGTCTTCCTCCATGTTTGCCGCCTGCCGATTCAACGCGGTCAGGCGAAGGTTGGGTTTATTGGTCAGACCTGCGGACTCCAGGACACGGATCGCGCGGTCGGACTTGGTGTGGGAAAAAACGGGAGAGAGGTAGCGATATTCGCGATTCTCAATTTGGGTACGGGCGCGAGGCGTCCATTCAACTCGACCCCACAAGGCACCGTTCCTGTCTTCCAGCTCCTTGATCCATCCAGCGGCCGGAGCTTCTTCGCCAGCCACCCCTTTGATTTCGGTGGCGTGTTCGCGATCGATGACCACATCCAGATCAAAAGTCTGGAACTGATTCAGGACATGGAACATTTCATAACTACCAAATTTCCATTCCCGCCCGTCGCGTCCCTTGACCATGGGGCCAGCGGGAATCAATTCGATCCATTCGGGAACGTCAGAGGTCAGCTCGACATTGAGGGCTAAGAGAAGATGTTTCATGGCGGCAGCATGGCAGGCGGACAGGAGCAAGTCCTGTAACAGACGTTACTAAATCGACAGGGCTTGCAGATGGGGATGGTCGAGGGGGTGACAAAACGTTGGCGGACGCAAGCGATCAACGGCGTTCAAAACGATTCATGAACGCCCGTGTACGCATTTTCTCTAGAAATTCTATAGATGGGACACCGCAGAGGGGCAAAGTGCGTTGTAGAGCAAATTTTGCGCCTTCGGTTTGACGTGGCCACCGTGAATGCGTATTATGATTTTAAGCTGGTTGCGACACGGTGATGATTCTCCCGGCCGTAACACGGTGCTTGCACCGGAGTGCTATGCAGGGTTTCCGGTTTAACCGGATGGGAGGCCCTGCCAGCCAGCGAAGTAAAACCCCTTGCCTCGGCGAGGGGTTTTACTTTTGCTTTTTACGCAGACGGATAATCTCCCGATCCCGCTTGCCCACGTCAGACGACAAGCGCCGGAAGGATGTCATGAACAGAGCCTTACCAGACTTGGTGGCCTTGACCACTGAGACATAGCCCTCTTCTTCAAGCAGATAGACCAAAGTCCGTGCGCCGTCCTGAATCGTCTCGCCATAATCAATCGCGTCCTGGACAAAGGTGTATTCCTCGAAAGCCAGTTCCGGGTGTCGCTTGAGTTGTTTTTCCAAGGTCTCCGGCGAGAACTGAACCAGCCGCGTCCCGCCTCCGATCCGTGCGGCGTCTGCCTCGCTCATGACCGCGATAGGGAAATTGGCCTTTGGTGATTCGGCCCAGGTTCCCAGAGTTTCAGATACGAACTTTTTGGATATGACACTGGCCTCGCCGCCAGCCATGGCCATCTTGTCACCGGCAAGCTCAAGGGATTTGTTGAGGCGTCCCGTTTGTCCGGGGTTGTAATTCCAACCCGGATCAATGCCGACGGGCACCTGATGCACCTCGCCGGTGCGCTTGTTGATCCACTCGCGCGTTTGGATGGCGGGAGCCTTGGTCCGCACCGGCACGCTCGACGGAGCCCGGTGTCCGGTCGGCAAACCTGTTTCCGGGTTGACGACCTGCTCCGGATTAGGGGCTCGAACCCCGTCGCGTTTCAGCCGGTCGTATTCAGCCTTGGAGACCTGCCGGACATGGCACTTGCAGCCCCAGCCGTTGGGCGTCATGTGAGTTGCCCAGAAGGAATCATCCACCGGCAACAACAGACCGTGAAAGGAAACATGCTCTGGCCTGTGTTCCCTGGACGGGCCGAGTTGATATAAGAGATACGGCAGGCCGGACTTGGTGCGTTGAATGCGCTCCCATTGCCCGGCGCTTCTGGCCGTGCGCATGTTGGTCTCATAAATAATCTTGAGGCGTCGCGTACTGCCGAGCTGCACCGTGCGCCTTTTCCCGGTCAGAGGATCAACCATTTCCTTCTCGCCCCACCATCCTTTTTTTTGGAGTGTGGGTTTCAAATCTTTGGCGAAGTCGCGGAAGGTCCGTCCCTCGGCCAAAGCGCGATCCACCTCGGAGCGGATGTCTTTCAGAATATCCATCTTGGTGGCCTTGGCCACGGTAAATGCGGTGGCGTGTTCCTCGCGCCAGACATCGCGGTGATCAAACCCCGGCTTCATGCCTTTGGCGCGAAACCATTCCAGGGATTCCTTGGGAGGACGCCTTACGAACTTTCCTGCCATGGTCTAGCCCTCGACGTCGCCCAAGCCACGCGCCTTGAAGCTGGCCGCTGCAAGGGACTGAATGAATCGTTCATCATCCATGGACAAAACCAAATCACTCAGGCCTCGTTGAAACTCCTCAAAATCAGCGCATCGATCAGCCAATGCCTGTACGGGATTGACCATCGGGTCGAGAATTTCCTCCCACTCGTCCATGACCTCCTGAGCAAGTTGATTCAACTCGGCGTCCGGGTCGATTCGGCTTGTTCCGGCCCGATTGATGGCGCGGTTGATGGCCGGTGCCGAAGTCGGAACGGTTCCGATCAACTCCGCCCCTTCGGTCGGGTTTGGAAAGCCGAGCCTTTCACGGACCGCCCGAGCCTCGATGCCGATATTGCCGAGCGGTACCACCTTGGCAAGCACATCGGCCAAAGCTTTGATATCTTCGGGTTCTTCTTCCTTGATCTTGACACGCGGGTATCGAGCTTGAACCCCATAATTGAGGTCCACAAACGGCTTGACCAGGTCGCGGTTGACCGTGGCCCCAACCTGTCGGCCGTCATCGTTCTTAATATCGAGTCGTACATCGTTATGCACGTTAGCCTGGGCTTGAGAACTGCCGTCATCCGTGGTCATGGTTTGACCCAGGACGCCCTTTGAAATCTGACGATCAAGGAACTCGGCAAGGCGCGGGAACAACTCCGGACCACCTGCTGACTTTGCCGCTTCAATAAATTCGATGCGCATCGAATCGGGCAGGATCGCGGCCGCATCAGTACCCAGGTTCGCCACGGCCATCTTAAGGATATCCTTATCTCTGTCCGTAGCGTCCTGACCGTATCGGCCCAGACGCAGCGGCATACCAAATACTTCGGCAAAGGCCATCCAATCGGCCAAAGAATACGCCTTGCACATCCAACTAACCGCAGCCAGCCGAGCAATACCGGAGCGGATGGGAATGCCCGATTTCAGGTGCGGCATGTGGACAATAAACTTGAATGGCGGGAGCGGTACCCCCTCGAATGTGGCTCCATCTTCCAGAAGACGGAGCTTTTGTCCGGAATCACGATCAAAGACGAAAAAGCGGGGATCGCGCCAAATGTATTCTCTGGGCGTCCATTTGGAGTCGGACAGTTCCCACATGATTTCACAGGCAGAATACCCTTTGCCCAGACCATCCAAGAGGTCGGTGATCAAACCGGGAAATTCAGGCTCTTCGATCAAGGCCCGGACAGCGTCCGCTATCTCGATATCTTTTTTATCGTCGCTGGCGGGAATGACCGTGGGGTCGATCCCGGCCACGGCACG
This window harbors:
- a CDS encoding phage protease → MKHLLLALNVELTSDVPEWIELIPAGPMVKGRDGREWKFGSYEMFHVLNQFQTFDLDVVIDREHATEIKGVAGEEAPAAGWIKELEDRNGALWGRVEWTPRARTQIENREYRYLSPVFSHTKSDRAIRVLESAGLTNKPNLRLTALNRQAANMEEDTMKKALCRLLGLPETASDQEIQNAVSKLKGDLDTATNRAMPEELLSILGLEKDAETNKVVDQVKIMAGDDKALNTAQGIGASLDLTKYVLRSDYDLAINRAETAESEVKEQREADLEGKIETAVNSAIKNGKIAPASKDFYVAMCRKEGGLDEFRKFADSAPQVIEDPKLPNEPESGNGSLSDDQKAMCRNLGISEEDFVKSLKEDK
- a CDS encoding phage minor head protein, which produces MAGKFVRRPPKESLEWFRAKGMKPGFDHRDVWREEHATAFTVAKATKMDILKDIRSEVDRALAEGRTFRDFAKDLKPTLQKKGWWGEKEMVDPLTGKRRTVQLGSTRRLKIIYETNMRTARSAGQWERIQRTKSGLPYLLYQLGPSREHRPEHVSFHGLLLPVDDSFWATHMTPNGWGCKCHVRQVSKAEYDRLKRDGVRAPNPEQVVNPETGLPTGHRAPSSVPVRTKAPAIQTREWINKRTGEVHQVPVGIDPGWNYNPGQTGRLNKSLELAGDKMAMAGGEASVISKKFVSETLGTWAESPKANFPIAVMSEADAARIGGGTRLVQFSPETLEKQLKRHPELAFEEYTFVQDAIDYGETIQDGARTLVYLLEEEGYVSVVKATKSGKALFMTSFRRLSSDVGKRDREIIRLRKKQK
- a CDS encoding DUF935 domain-containing protein → MSKMPILYDHRGKLIVKSELRQEHAAPSLTGIRSVWDSGSIAQGLTPQRLARVLRDAAEGDAREYLLLAEEMEERDMHYASVMGTRKRAVAGIDPTVIPASDDKKDIEIADAVRALIEEPEFPGLITDLLDGLGKGYSACEIMWELSDSKWTPREYIWRDPRFFVFDRDSGQKLRLLEDGATFEGVPLPPFKFIVHMPHLKSGIPIRSGIARLAAVSWMCKAYSLADWMAFAEVFGMPLRLGRYGQDATDRDKDILKMAVANLGTDAAAILPDSMRIEFIEAAKSAGGPELFPRLAEFLDRQISKGVLGQTMTTDDGSSQAQANVHNDVRLDIKNDDGRQVGATVNRDLVKPFVDLNYGVQARYPRVKIKEEEPEDIKALADVLAKVVPLGNIGIEARAVRERLGFPNPTEGAELIGTVPTSAPAINRAINRAGTSRIDPDAELNQLAQEVMDEWEEILDPMVNPVQALADRCADFEEFQRGLSDLVLSMDDERFIQSLAAASFKARGLGDVEG